Proteins encoded by one window of Geminocystis sp. M7585_C2015_104:
- a CDS encoding 6-phosphofructokinase, with protein sequence MKKRIGILTSGGDCPGLNAVIRAVVKYANLRGWEVYGIPRGTDGFIDYVRGEITEEQLKIQPHGYDLPGVLQGLDILQFMSGSVLGSLSKGNPRDEKIIKDILEGYKRLKLDALIAIGGDGSLDIIYDLAKRGGWNLVVIPKTIDNDVAFTERSVGFDTACNTVTQALYDLTFTAASHERIMVVQVMGRDAGHLSLHSGIAGGADCILIPELTPKLTEETLQGLCNYIAQLRQDGRKFALIVVAEGVRGLDGKKDPHIAETLAALLKERCHQLSCTDREDYRCLAQVDTRATILGHLQRCGVPTYFDRIIATMFAIKAVDLIGEECYNRLVIWQNGTVDSKSLEQIMPMIKWCHQENICPSPVDPEGFMVKTALSLGIYLGENRTPPKTFPIESSQSEKRIPAPELVGSNPE encoded by the coding sequence ATGAAAAAGAGAATAGGCATATTGACGAGTGGGGGAGACTGCCCGGGACTAAATGCAGTAATTAGGGCAGTGGTAAAATATGCAAACCTAAGGGGCTGGGAAGTATACGGCATTCCTAGAGGCACAGATGGATTTATAGACTATGTGCGGGGAGAAATAACAGAAGAGCAATTGAAAATACAACCCCACGGCTATGACCTACCGGGGGTGTTGCAGGGATTAGACATACTTCAATTCATGAGTGGCAGTGTGTTAGGCTCACTCAGCAAGGGCAATCCCAGGGATGAAAAGATAATCAAGGATATCCTGGAGGGGTACAAAAGACTGAAATTAGACGCCCTCATTGCCATAGGGGGTGACGGCAGCCTGGATATTATCTACGACTTGGCCAAAAGAGGGGGCTGGAATCTGGTGGTAATACCCAAAACCATCGACAACGATGTGGCCTTTACAGAGAGATCAGTGGGATTCGACACCGCTTGTAACACCGTAACCCAAGCACTGTACGACCTTACTTTCACTGCCGCCAGTCATGAGAGAATAATGGTAGTACAGGTGATGGGGAGAGATGCAGGACATCTATCCCTCCACTCGGGGATAGCCGGTGGCGCTGACTGTATCCTCATACCAGAATTAACCCCTAAACTCACAGAGGAAACCCTCCAGGGATTGTGTAACTACATTGCCCAACTGAGACAAGACGGGAGAAAATTCGCCCTCATCGTGGTAGCAGAAGGAGTAAGAGGTTTGGATGGCAAAAAAGATCCCCATATTGCTGAAACCCTTGCCGCCCTCCTAAAGGAGCGTTGTCACCAACTGTCCTGCACTGATAGGGAAGACTACCGTTGTCTTGCTCAGGTAGATACTCGTGCTACAATCCTTGGACACCTCCAAAGATGCGGAGTACCCACATACTTTGACCGTATTATAGCTACCATGTTCGCCATCAAAGCAGTGGACTTGATTGGAGAAGAATGTTACAACCGACTGGTAATTTGGCAAAATGGCACTGTGGACAGTAAATCCCTAGAACAAATAATGCCTATGATAAAATGGTGTCATCAGGAGAACATCTGTCCCTCCCCTGTAGATCCAGAGGGTTTCATGGTGAAAACCGCATTATCCCTAGGCATCTACCTAGGGGAAAATCGCACTCCCCCCAAAACCTTCCCCATCGAATCCTCACAAAGTGAAAAAAGAATCCCCGCACCCGAGTTGGTTGGCAGTAACCCCGAGTGA
- a CDS encoding NAD(P)H-hydrate dehydratase: MGRLEEISTVAVTAQQMRQIEEEIFAQGMPVASLMEKAATTSARKIQDIYPVSTHPKVGFLIGCGHNGGDGLVIARELFLAGYHVSIYAPLADKSKDLTAHHLQYAKSLGLQFVNRMDELFPSHFLVDALFGFGLTRTIEGDLKQAIDTLNQQSLPVVSIDLPSGIHTDTGEVLGVAVKASHTLCLGLWKIGLFLPPAIEYTGQLHLIDIGIPSHLVEKLDATTPHIVTPSLVKASLPLPRNINTHKYKQGHLLLVCGSWQYAGAAVLAGYGVKASGVGMVTFVTPASVKPLILQHFPWALVIGCQETEEGTLKSLPSVQFNRYDAIAFGMGVSTSIPADTILPPLLNAQTPLLIDADGLNLMAQNPHYWQTIRQRQAPTILTPHDGEFKRLFPHLPLHHRLESLQQAASDTNTIILLKGAKPLISAQGLQQWLVKDTSPALARGGSGDVLSGLLGGLLAQKHPPSTHIPLLVASATWLHQQAALIASSLHTDMGVDPPSLCKYILRTIKKL; this comes from the coding sequence ATGGGCAGACTAGAAGAAATCTCCACTGTGGCGGTAACAGCACAACAGATGAGGCAAATAGAAGAAGAAATCTTTGCCCAAGGCATGCCCGTTGCCAGTCTCATGGAAAAAGCCGCCACCACCAGCGCCCGGAAAATTCAAGACATCTACCCGGTCTCCACCCATCCCAAAGTCGGATTTCTTATCGGTTGTGGGCACAATGGTGGAGATGGTTTAGTCATTGCCAGGGAATTATTTCTAGCCGGCTACCACGTCTCCATTTATGCCCCCTTAGCAGATAAATCCAAAGACTTAACCGCCCATCACCTCCAGTATGCCAAATCCCTGGGATTGCAGTTCGTCAACCGTATGGACGAACTATTCCCCTCCCATTTTCTAGTAGACGCCCTATTCGGCTTCGGTTTAACCCGGACTATAGAAGGAGACCTAAAACAAGCCATAGACACCCTCAACCAGCAAAGTCTACCAGTAGTTAGCATCGACTTACCCTCCGGCATCCATACCGACACCGGCGAAGTCTTGGGTGTGGCAGTCAAAGCCTCCCACACCCTCTGTCTAGGTTTGTGGAAAATCGGCTTATTCCTTCCCCCCGCCATCGAATACACCGGCCAATTGCATCTAATAGACATAGGTATCCCCAGCCATCTGGTGGAAAAATTGGATGCCACCACCCCCCATATAGTCACCCCCTCCCTTGTCAAAGCCTCCCTACCCCTCCCCCGTAATATCAACACCCACAAATATAAACAAGGCCATTTACTGCTGGTTTGTGGGTCTTGGCAATACGCTGGTGCTGCAGTTCTAGCAGGTTATGGCGTCAAAGCCAGTGGCGTAGGAATGGTTACCTTTGTCACCCCCGCCTCTGTCAAACCCCTAATTCTACAACACTTTCCCTGGGCCTTAGTCATCGGCTGTCAGGAAACAGAAGAGGGCACCCTCAAATCCCTCCCATCAGTGCAATTCAACCGCTACGATGCCATCGCCTTTGGCATGGGCGTCTCCACCTCCATTCCCGCCGACACCATACTCCCCCCCCTTCTCAATGCCCAAACGCCCCTGTTAATAGACGCCGACGGTTTAAATCTCATGGCCCAAAACCCCCATTACTGGCAAACCATCCGCCAAAGGCAAGCCCCCACCATCCTTACTCCCCATGACGGCGAATTTAAGAGACTCTTCCCACATCTCCCCCTCCACCACCGTCTAGAAAGCCTCCAACAAGCCGCCAGTGATACCAATACCATTATCCTCCTCAAAGGCGCCAAACCCCTCATTTCCGCCCAAGGTTTACAACAATGGCTGGTTAAAGATACCTCCCCCGCTTTAGCCCGGGGTGGCAGTGGTGACGTCCTAAGTGGCCTCCTTGGTGGCCTGCTTGCACAGAAACACCCCCCCTCCACCCACATCCCCCTTCTCGTTGCCTCCGCCACCTGGTTACATCAACAAGCCGCCCTTATCGCCTCTTCTCTCCACACCGACATGGGGGTTGACCCACCTTCCCTTTGTAAATATATATTAAGAACTATCAAAAAACTGTAA
- a CDS encoding TldD/PmbA family protein has product MLEVENIANAAQDKAQKLGVHKFDIYGSSVDQTSVQVFQGQPKQVKASQKSNIIVRVWNEKGQIGVTTTTDVHPTGIELALQNALQASYYGVTEHVPDFSPLAKSPLPPIHRELGQPTPPFTLISTLISLETELLNAHPAIAAVPYNGLGEQKIERFYLNSDGALREETRTLASIYLYATTKEENHRKPRSGGSYKVATSLANLDIRGCFQEALDKTISHLNYQPVRSGKYTVVFSPEAFLSLLGAFSNLYNAQNILDKQSLSTPDSLGRQIASPLISIYDNPLHDGNVSGETFDGEGTPTRNLPIIEKGVLVNFLHSSVTAKRMNATPTGHANIGAKVTISPNYYHVIPGETPPSQYSLDTADNVILIDELQALHAGVNPLQGSFSLPFDGWLIKGGEKISCDSATVAGDFLQLLQSIIFVEDTPFITPAGVSPRVWVESLSITGQ; this is encoded by the coding sequence ATGCTTGAAGTAGAAAACATTGCCAACGCGGCCCAAGATAAGGCACAAAAACTGGGTGTGCACAAATTCGACATCTATGGCTCTAGTGTAGACCAAACCAGTGTCCAGGTATTCCAAGGACAACCTAAACAAGTAAAAGCCTCTCAGAAGTCTAACATCATAGTCAGAGTCTGGAATGAAAAAGGACAAATCGGCGTCACTACCACCACCGACGTCCATCCTACAGGCATAGAATTGGCACTCCAAAACGCACTCCAAGCTAGTTACTACGGTGTTACAGAGCATGTACCAGATTTTAGCCCTCTCGCTAAATCCCCCCTACCCCCCATTCATAGGGAATTGGGACAACCTACACCCCCCTTTACCCTCATCTCTACCCTCATCTCTCTAGAAACAGAATTGTTAAACGCCCACCCCGCCATCGCTGCTGTGCCCTATAATGGCCTGGGAGAACAAAAAATAGAGCGTTTCTATCTCAACAGTGATGGCGCCTTGAGGGAAGAAACTCGCACCCTCGCCTCCATATACCTCTATGCCACAACTAAGGAAGAAAACCACCGCAAACCCCGTAGTGGCGGTTCCTACAAGGTGGCTACCAGCCTGGCTAATCTCGACATCAGAGGCTGTTTCCAAGAAGCCTTGGACAAAACCATCAGTCACCTCAACTATCAGCCAGTTAGATCTGGCAAATACACCGTAGTCTTCTCCCCCGAAGCCTTTTTGAGTTTACTGGGCGCCTTTAGTAACCTCTACAACGCTCAAAATATCCTCGACAAACAGAGTCTTTCCACCCCCGACTCCTTGGGCAGGCAAATAGCATCCCCACTCATCTCCATTTATGACAATCCCCTCCATGACGGCAATGTCAGCGGCGAAACCTTTGACGGCGAAGGCACCCCCACCCGCAACCTCCCCATAATAGAAAAAGGGGTCTTAGTCAACTTTCTCCACAGCAGCGTCACCGCCAAACGCATGAATGCCACCCCCACCGGACATGCTAACATAGGCGCTAAAGTCACCATAAGCCCCAATTACTACCACGTCATCCCAGGAGAAACCCCCCCCTCTCAATACAGTCTAGACACCGCCGACAATGTAATCCTTATAGACGAACTTCAGGCACTACATGCCGGTGTTAACCCCCTGCAAGGCTCATTTTCTCTCCCCTTCGACGGTTGGCTTATTAAAGGAGGCGAAAAAATCAGTTGTGACTCTGCCACCGTTGCCGGCGATTTCCTCCAACTCCTCCAATCCATTATCTTTGTTGAAGACACCCCCTTCATTACCCCCGCCGGCGTCTCCCCCCGCGTCTGGGTGGAATCCCTCTCTATTACTGGACAATAG
- a CDS encoding 2-phosphosulfolactate phosphatase family protein, with translation MEIFVYYTPESTPDNCYPDCVVAIDVLRATSTIITALHNGAKSVKAYGDMDSLNQESELLPPAVRLRLGERGGKKVDSCDLGNSPLDCTPEVVAGKHLFMSTTNGTRTLQRAKGASVVLVGAIINFQAVVDYLQKHQPEKVWLLASGWEGGYSLEDTVCAGAIASGFLSLDNLKDAKVKIGNDEVIAAISLYQQWQHRLLDLFKLSSHGQRLLNLGLEEDLKYCAQKNITRILPIQTETGIVVYQD, from the coding sequence GTGGAAATCTTTGTCTATTACACCCCCGAATCAACACCAGATAATTGTTACCCCGACTGTGTGGTGGCCATAGATGTACTGAGGGCTACAAGTACCATTATCACCGCCCTACACAACGGCGCCAAGTCGGTAAAAGCCTATGGCGATATGGATTCACTAAACCAGGAAAGCGAATTGCTACCACCAGCCGTCAGACTACGCCTGGGAGAAAGAGGAGGCAAAAAAGTAGACTCCTGTGACTTGGGTAATTCCCCCCTCGATTGTACTCCTGAAGTAGTCGCAGGGAAACATCTTTTTATGAGCACAACTAATGGCACAAGAACACTACAAAGGGCAAAAGGTGCTAGTGTGGTTTTAGTAGGGGCAATCATCAACTTTCAGGCAGTGGTAGACTATTTACAAAAACATCAGCCAGAAAAAGTATGGTTGTTGGCTTCCGGCTGGGAGGGAGGCTACTCATTAGAAGACACTGTTTGTGCCGGCGCCATTGCCTCTGGTTTCCTCAGCCTCGATAACCTAAAAGACGCAAAAGTAAAAATCGGCAACGACGAGGTTATAGCCGCCATCTCTCTCTACCAACAATGGCAGCATAGACTTCTAGATTTATTCAAACTCTCCAGTCACGGGCAAAGACTGTTAAATTTAGGTCTAGAAGAAGACTTGAAATACTGTGCCCAGAAAAATATAACTCGCATCCTTCCCATTCAAACCGAGACAGGCATCGTCGTCTATCAGGATTAG